In a genomic window of Gossypium arboreum isolate Shixiya-1 chromosome 7, ASM2569848v2, whole genome shotgun sequence:
- the LOC108462301 gene encoding MLO-like protein 6 isoform X3 — MAGGSGGRTLEETPTWAVAVVCFALVLISIIIEHILHMIGKWLKNKHKRALYEALEKIKSDICISKEIAATWHPCNKKQEEKLNESDDQDKTDTEHRRRLLTVSNSGVVFRRSLAGPSVDKCADQGKVPFVSSGGIHQLHLFIFVLALFHVLYCVLTLALGRAKMKRWKRWEKETGTIEYQFSHDPERFRFARETSFGRRHLSFWTKNPILMRIVCFFRQFVRSVPKVDYLTLRHGFIMAHLAPHSETKFDFQKYINRSLEEDFNVVVGISPPIWFFAVLFLLLNTHGWYSYLWLPFIPLVIILLVGTKLQVIITKMGLRIQERGEVVKGVPVVEPSDDLFWFNRPRLILYLINFVLFQNAFQLAFFACTWYEFGLKSCFHEHVEDVVIRISMGVLVQILCSYVTLPLYALVTQMGSNMKPTIFNERVATALRNWHHTAKKHIKHNKGSITPFSSRPNTPSHHISPVHLLRNYRSEVDSLHTSPRRSNFDIELSDTDSLSPSPPNYTEGSSTSHHHVNMVDQVQVDYIDNDINELNFNERRELTQHEINIELKDFSFDRRTTSI; from the exons ATGGCAGGGGGAAGTGGAGGAAGAACTCTGGAGGAAACACCCACATGGGCTGTTGCTGTTGTTTGTTTTGCTTTGGTTTTGATTTCAATCATCATTGAACACATTCTCCATATGATTGGAAAG TGGTTGAAGAACAAGCATAAACGAGCACTTTATGAAGCACTGGAAAAGATTAAATCAG ATATATGCATATCGAAGGAAATTGCAGCTACTTGGCATCCATGCAATAAGAAACAAGAAGAGAAATTGAATGAATCTGATGATCAAGATAAAACAGATACGGAGCATCGACGGAGACTTCTCACTGTCTCGAACTCGGGTGTAGTTTTCCGGCGTTCATTGGCGGGACCTTCAGTGGACAAATGTGCAGATCAG GGTAAAGTGCCGTTTGTTTCATCGGGAGGAATCCACCAACTTCACCTTTTCATATTTGTGCTAGCTCTTTTTCATGTCCTTTACTGTGTTCTTACATTGGCATTGGGGAGAGCTAAG aTGAAAAGGTGGAAGAGATGGGAAAAGGAAACAGGAACAATCGAATATCAGTTCTCACATG ATCCGGAGCGGTTCAGATTTGCAAGGGAAACGTCATTTGGACGGAGGCATCTTAGCTTTTGGACCAAAAACCCCATTCTTATGCGGATT gtGTGTTTCTTTAGACAGTTTGTTAGGTCAGTCCCTAAAGTTGATTACTTGACTCTCCGACATGGATTTATTATG gcACACTTGGCACCCCATAGCGAAACCAAATtcgattttcaaaaatatattaataGATCATTGGAAGAAGATTTCAATGTTGTTGTGGGCATTAG CCCTCCAATATGGTTTTTTGCTGTACTCTTCCTACTCCTTAACACTCATG GATGGTATTCTTATCTATGGCTGCCATTTATCCCATTGGTT ATCATACTGCTAGTGGGCACAAAGTTACAAGTGATAATAACAAAGATGGGGCTAAGAATTCAAGAGAGAGGGGAAGTAGTAAAAGGAGTGCCAGTGGTTGAGCCCAGCGATGACCTTTTCTGGTTCAACCGCCCCCGCCTCATTCTCTATCTTATCAATTTCGTTCTTTTCCAG AATGCTTTTCAGCTTGCATTCTTTGCATGTACTTGG TATGAATTTGGATTAAAGTCTTGCTTCCATGAGCATGTGGAAGATGTCGTCATCAGAATTTCAATGGG GGTTCTAGTTCAAATTCTTTGCAGCTACGTCACACTACCTCTTTACGCCCTTGTTACACAG ATGGGTTCGAACATGAAACCAACCATATTCAATGAAAGGGTAGCGACAGCTTTAAGGAATTGGCACCACACGGCTAaaaaacacatcaaacataacaAGGGCTCAATCACCCCATTTTCAAGCAGGCCGAACACCCCATCTCACCACATCTCTCCGGTTCATCTCCTTAGAAACTACCGGAGCGAAGTCGACAGTCTCCATACTTCTCCTAGGAGATCCAACTTTGATATCGAGCTTTCAGACACGGATTCTTTGTCCCCGTCCCCCCCTAATTACACCGAAGGTTCCTCCACTTCTCACCACCATGTTAATATGGTGGATCAAGTTCAAGTAGATTACATCGATAATGACATAAATGAACTGAACTTTAATGAACGACGTGAACTCACGCAACATGAAATTAACATCGAGTTGAAAGATTTTTCATTTGATAGAAGGACAACtagtatatga
- the LOC108462301 gene encoding MLO-like protein 6 isoform X4, translating to MKHWKRLNQEIAATWHPCNKKQEEKLNESDDQDKTDTEHRRRLLTVSNSGVVFRRSLAGPSVDKCADQGKVPFVSSGGIHQLHLFIFVLALFHVLYCVLTLALGRAKMKRWKRWEKETGTIEYQFSHDPERFRFARETSFGRRHLSFWTKNPILMRIVCFFRQFVRSVPKVDYLTLRHGFIMAHLAPHSETKFDFQKYINRSLEEDFNVVVGISPPIWFFAVLFLLLNTHGWYSYLWLPFIPLVIILLVGTKLQVIITKMGLRIQERGEVVKGVPVVEPSDDLFWFNRPRLILYLINFVLFQNAFQLAFFACTWYEFGLKSCFHEHVEDVVIRISMGVLVQILCSYVTLPLYALVTQMGSNMKPTIFNERVATALRNWHHTAKKHIKHNKGSITPFSSRPNTPSHHISPVHLLRNYRSEVDSLHTSPRRSNFDIELSDTDSLSPSPPNYTEGSSTSHHHVNMVDQVQVDYIDNDINELNFNERRELTQHEINIELKDFSFDRRTTSI from the exons ATGAAGCACTGGAAAAGATTAAATCAG GAAATTGCAGCTACTTGGCATCCATGCAATAAGAAACAAGAAGAGAAATTGAATGAATCTGATGATCAAGATAAAACAGATACGGAGCATCGACGGAGACTTCTCACTGTCTCGAACTCGGGTGTAGTTTTCCGGCGTTCATTGGCGGGACCTTCAGTGGACAAATGTGCAGATCAG GGTAAAGTGCCGTTTGTTTCATCGGGAGGAATCCACCAACTTCACCTTTTCATATTTGTGCTAGCTCTTTTTCATGTCCTTTACTGTGTTCTTACATTGGCATTGGGGAGAGCTAAG aTGAAAAGGTGGAAGAGATGGGAAAAGGAAACAGGAACAATCGAATATCAGTTCTCACATG ATCCGGAGCGGTTCAGATTTGCAAGGGAAACGTCATTTGGACGGAGGCATCTTAGCTTTTGGACCAAAAACCCCATTCTTATGCGGATT gtGTGTTTCTTTAGACAGTTTGTTAGGTCAGTCCCTAAAGTTGATTACTTGACTCTCCGACATGGATTTATTATG gcACACTTGGCACCCCATAGCGAAACCAAATtcgattttcaaaaatatattaataGATCATTGGAAGAAGATTTCAATGTTGTTGTGGGCATTAG CCCTCCAATATGGTTTTTTGCTGTACTCTTCCTACTCCTTAACACTCATG GATGGTATTCTTATCTATGGCTGCCATTTATCCCATTGGTT ATCATACTGCTAGTGGGCACAAAGTTACAAGTGATAATAACAAAGATGGGGCTAAGAATTCAAGAGAGAGGGGAAGTAGTAAAAGGAGTGCCAGTGGTTGAGCCCAGCGATGACCTTTTCTGGTTCAACCGCCCCCGCCTCATTCTCTATCTTATCAATTTCGTTCTTTTCCAG AATGCTTTTCAGCTTGCATTCTTTGCATGTACTTGG TATGAATTTGGATTAAAGTCTTGCTTCCATGAGCATGTGGAAGATGTCGTCATCAGAATTTCAATGGG GGTTCTAGTTCAAATTCTTTGCAGCTACGTCACACTACCTCTTTACGCCCTTGTTACACAG ATGGGTTCGAACATGAAACCAACCATATTCAATGAAAGGGTAGCGACAGCTTTAAGGAATTGGCACCACACGGCTAaaaaacacatcaaacataacaAGGGCTCAATCACCCCATTTTCAAGCAGGCCGAACACCCCATCTCACCACATCTCTCCGGTTCATCTCCTTAGAAACTACCGGAGCGAAGTCGACAGTCTCCATACTTCTCCTAGGAGATCCAACTTTGATATCGAGCTTTCAGACACGGATTCTTTGTCCCCGTCCCCCCCTAATTACACCGAAGGTTCCTCCACTTCTCACCACCATGTTAATATGGTGGATCAAGTTCAAGTAGATTACATCGATAATGACATAAATGAACTGAACTTTAATGAACGACGTGAACTCACGCAACATGAAATTAACATCGAGTTGAAAGATTTTTCATTTGATAGAAGGACAACtagtatatga
- the LOC108462301 gene encoding MLO-like protein 6 isoform X2, with protein MAGGSGGRTLEETPTWAVAVVCFALVLISIIIEHILHMIGKWLKNKHKRALYEALEKIKSELMLLGFISLLLTVGQGLISDICISKEIAATWHPCNKKQEEKLNESDDQDKTDTEHRRRLLTVSNSGVVFRRSLAGPSVDKCADQGKVPFVSSGGIHQLHLFIFVLALFHVLYCVLTLALGRAKMKRWKRWEKETGTIEYQFSHDPERFRFARETSFGRRHLSFWTKNPILMRIVCFFRQFVRSVPKVDYLTLRHGFIMAHLAPHSETKFDFQKYINRSLEEDFNVVVGISPPIWFFAVLFLLLNTHGWYSYLWLPFIPLIILLVGTKLQVIITKMGLRIQERGEVVKGVPVVEPSDDLFWFNRPRLILYLINFVLFQNAFQLAFFACTWYEFGLKSCFHEHVEDVVIRISMGVLVQILCSYVTLPLYALVTQMGSNMKPTIFNERVATALRNWHHTAKKHIKHNKGSITPFSSRPNTPSHHISPVHLLRNYRSEVDSLHTSPRRSNFDIELSDTDSLSPSPPNYTEGSSTSHHHVNMVDQVQVDYIDNDINELNFNERRELTQHEINIELKDFSFDRRTTSI; from the exons ATGGCAGGGGGAAGTGGAGGAAGAACTCTGGAGGAAACACCCACATGGGCTGTTGCTGTTGTTTGTTTTGCTTTGGTTTTGATTTCAATCATCATTGAACACATTCTCCATATGATTGGAAAG TGGTTGAAGAACAAGCATAAACGAGCACTTTATGAAGCACTGGAAAAGATTAAATCAG AGCTTATGCTGCTGGGATTTATATCCTTACTTCTAACAGTAGGACAAGGTTTAATATCAGATATATGCATATCGAAGGAAATTGCAGCTACTTGGCATCCATGCAATAAGAAACAAGAAGAGAAATTGAATGAATCTGATGATCAAGATAAAACAGATACGGAGCATCGACGGAGACTTCTCACTGTCTCGAACTCGGGTGTAGTTTTCCGGCGTTCATTGGCGGGACCTTCAGTGGACAAATGTGCAGATCAG GGTAAAGTGCCGTTTGTTTCATCGGGAGGAATCCACCAACTTCACCTTTTCATATTTGTGCTAGCTCTTTTTCATGTCCTTTACTGTGTTCTTACATTGGCATTGGGGAGAGCTAAG aTGAAAAGGTGGAAGAGATGGGAAAAGGAAACAGGAACAATCGAATATCAGTTCTCACATG ATCCGGAGCGGTTCAGATTTGCAAGGGAAACGTCATTTGGACGGAGGCATCTTAGCTTTTGGACCAAAAACCCCATTCTTATGCGGATT gtGTGTTTCTTTAGACAGTTTGTTAGGTCAGTCCCTAAAGTTGATTACTTGACTCTCCGACATGGATTTATTATG gcACACTTGGCACCCCATAGCGAAACCAAATtcgattttcaaaaatatattaataGATCATTGGAAGAAGATTTCAATGTTGTTGTGGGCATTAG CCCTCCAATATGGTTTTTTGCTGTACTCTTCCTACTCCTTAACACTCATG GATGGTATTCTTATCTATGGCTGCCATTTATCCCATTG ATCATACTGCTAGTGGGCACAAAGTTACAAGTGATAATAACAAAGATGGGGCTAAGAATTCAAGAGAGAGGGGAAGTAGTAAAAGGAGTGCCAGTGGTTGAGCCCAGCGATGACCTTTTCTGGTTCAACCGCCCCCGCCTCATTCTCTATCTTATCAATTTCGTTCTTTTCCAG AATGCTTTTCAGCTTGCATTCTTTGCATGTACTTGG TATGAATTTGGATTAAAGTCTTGCTTCCATGAGCATGTGGAAGATGTCGTCATCAGAATTTCAATGGG GGTTCTAGTTCAAATTCTTTGCAGCTACGTCACACTACCTCTTTACGCCCTTGTTACACAG ATGGGTTCGAACATGAAACCAACCATATTCAATGAAAGGGTAGCGACAGCTTTAAGGAATTGGCACCACACGGCTAaaaaacacatcaaacataacaAGGGCTCAATCACCCCATTTTCAAGCAGGCCGAACACCCCATCTCACCACATCTCTCCGGTTCATCTCCTTAGAAACTACCGGAGCGAAGTCGACAGTCTCCATACTTCTCCTAGGAGATCCAACTTTGATATCGAGCTTTCAGACACGGATTCTTTGTCCCCGTCCCCCCCTAATTACACCGAAGGTTCCTCCACTTCTCACCACCATGTTAATATGGTGGATCAAGTTCAAGTAGATTACATCGATAATGACATAAATGAACTGAACTTTAATGAACGACGTGAACTCACGCAACATGAAATTAACATCGAGTTGAAAGATTTTTCATTTGATAGAAGGACAACtagtatatga
- the LOC108462301 gene encoding MLO-like protein 6 isoform X1 has product MAGGSGGRTLEETPTWAVAVVCFALVLISIIIEHILHMIGKWLKNKHKRALYEALEKIKSELMLLGFISLLLTVGQGLISDICISKEIAATWHPCNKKQEEKLNESDDQDKTDTEHRRRLLTVSNSGVVFRRSLAGPSVDKCADQGKVPFVSSGGIHQLHLFIFVLALFHVLYCVLTLALGRAKMKRWKRWEKETGTIEYQFSHDPERFRFARETSFGRRHLSFWTKNPILMRIVCFFRQFVRSVPKVDYLTLRHGFIMAHLAPHSETKFDFQKYINRSLEEDFNVVVGISPPIWFFAVLFLLLNTHGWYSYLWLPFIPLVIILLVGTKLQVIITKMGLRIQERGEVVKGVPVVEPSDDLFWFNRPRLILYLINFVLFQNAFQLAFFACTWYEFGLKSCFHEHVEDVVIRISMGVLVQILCSYVTLPLYALVTQMGSNMKPTIFNERVATALRNWHHTAKKHIKHNKGSITPFSSRPNTPSHHISPVHLLRNYRSEVDSLHTSPRRSNFDIELSDTDSLSPSPPNYTEGSSTSHHHVNMVDQVQVDYIDNDINELNFNERRELTQHEINIELKDFSFDRRTTSI; this is encoded by the exons ATGGCAGGGGGAAGTGGAGGAAGAACTCTGGAGGAAACACCCACATGGGCTGTTGCTGTTGTTTGTTTTGCTTTGGTTTTGATTTCAATCATCATTGAACACATTCTCCATATGATTGGAAAG TGGTTGAAGAACAAGCATAAACGAGCACTTTATGAAGCACTGGAAAAGATTAAATCAG AGCTTATGCTGCTGGGATTTATATCCTTACTTCTAACAGTAGGACAAGGTTTAATATCAGATATATGCATATCGAAGGAAATTGCAGCTACTTGGCATCCATGCAATAAGAAACAAGAAGAGAAATTGAATGAATCTGATGATCAAGATAAAACAGATACGGAGCATCGACGGAGACTTCTCACTGTCTCGAACTCGGGTGTAGTTTTCCGGCGTTCATTGGCGGGACCTTCAGTGGACAAATGTGCAGATCAG GGTAAAGTGCCGTTTGTTTCATCGGGAGGAATCCACCAACTTCACCTTTTCATATTTGTGCTAGCTCTTTTTCATGTCCTTTACTGTGTTCTTACATTGGCATTGGGGAGAGCTAAG aTGAAAAGGTGGAAGAGATGGGAAAAGGAAACAGGAACAATCGAATATCAGTTCTCACATG ATCCGGAGCGGTTCAGATTTGCAAGGGAAACGTCATTTGGACGGAGGCATCTTAGCTTTTGGACCAAAAACCCCATTCTTATGCGGATT gtGTGTTTCTTTAGACAGTTTGTTAGGTCAGTCCCTAAAGTTGATTACTTGACTCTCCGACATGGATTTATTATG gcACACTTGGCACCCCATAGCGAAACCAAATtcgattttcaaaaatatattaataGATCATTGGAAGAAGATTTCAATGTTGTTGTGGGCATTAG CCCTCCAATATGGTTTTTTGCTGTACTCTTCCTACTCCTTAACACTCATG GATGGTATTCTTATCTATGGCTGCCATTTATCCCATTGGTT ATCATACTGCTAGTGGGCACAAAGTTACAAGTGATAATAACAAAGATGGGGCTAAGAATTCAAGAGAGAGGGGAAGTAGTAAAAGGAGTGCCAGTGGTTGAGCCCAGCGATGACCTTTTCTGGTTCAACCGCCCCCGCCTCATTCTCTATCTTATCAATTTCGTTCTTTTCCAG AATGCTTTTCAGCTTGCATTCTTTGCATGTACTTGG TATGAATTTGGATTAAAGTCTTGCTTCCATGAGCATGTGGAAGATGTCGTCATCAGAATTTCAATGGG GGTTCTAGTTCAAATTCTTTGCAGCTACGTCACACTACCTCTTTACGCCCTTGTTACACAG ATGGGTTCGAACATGAAACCAACCATATTCAATGAAAGGGTAGCGACAGCTTTAAGGAATTGGCACCACACGGCTAaaaaacacatcaaacataacaAGGGCTCAATCACCCCATTTTCAAGCAGGCCGAACACCCCATCTCACCACATCTCTCCGGTTCATCTCCTTAGAAACTACCGGAGCGAAGTCGACAGTCTCCATACTTCTCCTAGGAGATCCAACTTTGATATCGAGCTTTCAGACACGGATTCTTTGTCCCCGTCCCCCCCTAATTACACCGAAGGTTCCTCCACTTCTCACCACCATGTTAATATGGTGGATCAAGTTCAAGTAGATTACATCGATAATGACATAAATGAACTGAACTTTAATGAACGACGTGAACTCACGCAACATGAAATTAACATCGAGTTGAAAGATTTTTCATTTGATAGAAGGACAACtagtatatga